From the genome of Paraburkholderia sp. BL10I2N1:
CCGCCATGATGCGGACAACAGATCTCATGGTGTTCTCCTTCAAGTTATAACGGGGTGGCAAACGCGCTAAATATCGCGACGTTGAGTGCGCGCTCGAGCAGCCAGATCATGGCGACGGTCGCGGTCACCGCTGAGCCGCCGGCAAGTACCACGCGCCGGTATGCCCAGGTTGCTCGCAACGAGAACGCCAGTGGCAGATAAACGAATACGATGGCGAGTTGTCCTGCTTCGACGCCAAGATTGAATCCGGCGAGCGACAACGCAAGCGAACCGGCCGGCAAGCCGAGGTCGTGCAACGCGCCTGCAAAGCCCAATCCGTGCAGCAGCCCGAAGCCGAACGCCGCCATCCAGCGTCCGTTCGTCACGTGCGGAAACAGGTTATTCAGCGCCGCCAGCACTACCGACAAGGCGATGCCCGATTCAACGAGCCGCGAAGGCAGCACGACGATCGATAGCGCCGCGAGCGTGAGTGTGATCGAGTGCGCCACCGTAAATGCGGTCACAACCTTGGTGACATCGATGAATGCCCGGCGAAATGATGTGCCGGGCTGCCATGCACGCCCCTCACGAATCAGCACCGCAGGCAGCAGCAGCGAGAGCAGGAACAGAATGTGATCGTATCCGGTCCAGATGTGCCAGACGCCTTCGTTCAGATACATCGCGAACTGTGTCAACGGCCCGCCGGTATCGGTGCCGACGATGCGGTGCGGCGCGTCAGCGCTAAATACGACGCTTCGGCTCTCGCCGTTCTCGACGAAGTTGAGAAGTCCGCGATGCTGGGGATCAAGGCGTTCGAACAGCCGGTAATCGATAGAAAGTGTTGGGCTCGCCCGCGGACATTGTCCTGTGAACGTCAGCACCGCGTAGGTGCCATCGGTGTGCGAGGCGATCAGTTGCCCAGTCGGTTCGAGCGCACAAAGCTTGCCGGCGGAGGACACCTTGAGGTGTGCAAGTGCATATGCCGCGATATCGCGCTTTCGCGAGCGTACTTCACCCCACGTGATGTCCCCGTCGCCGTTCTCATCGAGCCCAAGCGCGTTGTCGAGATCGCGTAGCGCGATATCCCACTGACCGCGCAGTGCTTGCCCGCTGCGCTCCAGTGTGAGGTAGGCGTCGCTTGCCTTATGCGCAAACGCGGGCGCTATCAGCAACGCGAGCATAAAGGCGAGGACGACGCGCCTCATTGCCGCACCTGCAGCAGCGTGACAATCGATGCATCTTCGAGACGCGTTGCGGCGACCCAATCGGATGCAATCTTTAGGGCATCAGCATCGCCGGCCGCACGCGCGGCTTCGATCAGAATCCGCAGGTCTGGCGGCTCGCGCTGGACCAACCAGTTTTCGCGCGCGAGAATGAGTGCCGCTTTGGCGTCATGTTCCACTGTGAGACGAAAGCGCGCCTCCTCCCTGCGATGCACGCTATCCCCGCGGCGACGAGCAGCGTCAAAGCGCGCCGAGAGATCCTCGCGGTGCGCAGCGAATGACTCGCGCAATTCCGGCAGCTGTTGCTCGGCCAGCACTAAACGAAGCAGCAGCGCGTCATTTTTTGTAGCGTCACGCAAAAGTGGCAGCAGCTCTCGCGGACGACCCCGATCCAGCAGAAAATCGGCATACGCCCCCTGCAGATAAGCGTCACGCGGGTCGAGCGCAAGTGCGTCGCGGAAATGTCGCTCGGCTGCATCGAAGTCGCCGTGGCGAGCGGCAATTTCCGCGGCGAGCGTCAACGCCCACTCGCGCACGTCCAGATTGCCGACGCCTTGCGCAAGCACCTGCACGAGCGCCCGGTATGCGCCGGCTGCGTTGCCGGTCAGGCTCGCCGGTGTCGCATCGCACCCGATAACAGCGATGGGTGCAACGAGTCCCTTCAGTTGCTCGCAATCGTGCCGCGCGTCCGCGTAGCGCCCGCGCACGCTGAGCACTGTGGCGCGCGTCAGTCGCGCCTGCGCGAGCGCTGGATGCGCGGCCAGCAACCGATCCAGATCGGCAAGCGAGCCTTCGAAATCATGCTGGCTTTGCTTGAGCGTCGCGCGAAGCAATAACGCGGTCGGCGGCACATCCTCTCCGCTCCACCACGGCGCCAGCGCCGCCTGCGCCTGGCCGAAGAAGCGAGGATCGCCCAGCCTCCGCCCCGCTTCGAGAGCGCGACGCACGACGGGAATTGCCAGGTTGAGATTGCGCGGGTCCATCATCAGCGTCGCGCGCATGCGTTTCAGTTGCGCGAGCGCCGGATCGTTTTTTTCTGGGAGGTGTTCGAGCACCACTCCATCGCTTTCGGGTACGTATGGCTTCGCCCCGCTCTCGCCTGAGAGCAAGACAAGCGCGGCTACCACCGTGACGAATGGCCAACCCGACATCGACCTTCTCCCGTCTGCATTGGGTTGTACGCAGAAAGTCCCGATCTGGATGCAGTCGGCTGTCACTGTTGACTCCGGCGTCTTGCTTTTGTCTGCGCGTGTGACTGACCGATGCAAACGACATCGTGCTACGCCGCCAGCGCGGGCAAGTGAAGAGCGAAGTAATTAATGTCGATGAGATGACGAAACGTCTGCGCTATATAGCCGCTCTACCTTGAATTGGATCCGTCTGTAACCCTCTGCACCATAAGCAAGCGCGCATGGCTTTTTCAGGGTTTCGAGTTGCATTTTTTTTGGCTTTCCGGTTCGATTTATAGGCGACTCCTCAATCACATTCAACGCATACGATCTGTCATGAACCGTCAATACAACGATGGCTTAAGCCACACCCGAACGACGTCCGCCGGGACACCTTTAGCCTGTTCCCACTACAAGCCCGAGATCGCGGCGCTTTGACGTCAGTGGAAAGAGCCCGACGGATCTTTGTCGCTTGCGTTCACGACGCTCACGGTCAACTCCGACGAGCACCCGTGCTCATGAAGCGTTTTCATAAACCTGGCGACGAAAAACGCTCAGTTGCGATTGTGCCGCAGACCGAATTCGCGGACCGTCGTGCAAATCTACCGACGAGGCGCGCTCCTTCCTTCAACTCTGCCCAGTCGAGGCGATGCACGCGGAGTCGTTTCCCCTGCCGCCGCGAATGCCAAAAACCGCGGCGACGGAGGACGATCAAGCACAGCTTTTGTGACGGGACCACTCCCGGGGCTTCGTTAAGCCACGGGTCCAGGCGAGCGTGTCGGACTAACGAATTTGTGGTCTAACAAATTACTACACCTTGCTACAGATGCAGGGAAACGGAATTAGCTGGAGCACGGTTAGCTTCACTCGAAAGCACTGAATTGCTTGGACTGTCGGGAAGCGGCGGCAGCTACGCAACCCATTCGCCGCAAAGCGATCATTCTGGGAAGGCGACCGGCTCTTCACGCCCCGTTCCGGCCGTTGGATGCCGCAGGATCTCAACGACGGCTTTCGAGGTTCAGCGGACCCATGTGCCGTCGCAGAGGTCGGCAAGTGAACAGTGGACTCAGCGCACGCGCCCAGCCGCCCTCTGTGAGAGTCTTTCAGCGTACCGCCGACCGCTAGAGACAACTTCGCGATCAAAGTGGCGCCCGTTGGACAATCCGTCAATGTCTTTCAGCTCACGCATTGGCTCCCGCTCATCAAAAACTCGAGCGTACAGACCGACGCATCCGAATTGCACCACAGCCATTTACATTTGGCACGGTGTATGCGTCACTGAGAATATCACTTGGTCATTTGGGGGGAATCATGCTGACCCGAAAATTTACCTACGTAACCTGTCCGTGCGGACATCGCGGTGTCATCGTCGAGACCGGAAACGCTGAGCAACGTGCCGCTTGGTACATGGCTAGCCTGCGCGATCTCGAGCACAAGGGTGCTTACGACGGACTTGACGATCTTTTTGCGGAGATGAGCCCGTCCTGCCCGAAGTGTGGTGCCTCGCTCACGCCGAGCCATATTTCTTCACAGAAGCTGCGAGGGTTTGCATCCCGCGGCGAGCGTGCGATGTTAAGTGTCGTGGGTGTAGGGCCTCGCCTGTGATAAGACGGGACGCTCGCTTTGTAGCGAGTACACGCCGGCGGATCATCGCTGTTATGTAGTTGCTCATTGACATGTGGTCTATGGTGCTAGCACTCCGCTATTTGGGAATTTTGGGAATCTGCGCTTTGTTCGCTGCTTGCGGACAGATTGCGTCCGAACATGCTGCGTGCAGAGTTGATTCATGTCGCATGCGACATGAAATGTTGCAATCCGGCGAGGCGTCATGGTATTCGGCAACGTTCCAGGGGCGTCTGACCGCAAATGGAGAACGCTATGATGGCGGCGCATTAACGGCTGCCCATCGAACATTGCCGCTCGTCAGCTATGTGCGCGTCAGATCGTTGGCAACCGGAAAGTCGATTGTCGTGCGCATCAACGATCGCGGACCATACATCAAAAGCCGAATTATCGATCTCTCTTATGCCGCGGCGAAGACCTTGGGTTTGACAGACGCACGGTCGATGCGAGTGCAGATTGAACGTGTGGAGAGCACGGCGAACAC
Proteins encoded in this window:
- a CDS encoding septal ring lytic transglycosylase RlpA family protein, yielding MLQSGEASWYSATFQGRLTANGERYDGGALTAAHRTLPLVSYVRVRSLATGKSIVVRINDRGPYIKSRIIDLSYAAAKTLGLTDARSMRVQIERVESTANTQTESDGGGILTTGK
- a CDS encoding HupE/UreJ family protein gives rise to the protein MRRVVLAFMLALLIAPAFAHKASDAYLTLERSGQALRGQWDIALRDLDNALGLDENGDGDITWGEVRSRKRDIAAYALAHLKVSSAGKLCALEPTGQLIASHTDGTYAVLTFTGQCPRASPTLSIDYRLFERLDPQHRGLLNFVENGESRSVVFSADAPHRIVGTDTGGPLTQFAMYLNEGVWHIWTGYDHILFLLSLLLPAVLIREGRAWQPGTSFRRAFIDVTKVVTAFTVAHSITLTLAALSIVVLPSRLVESGIALSVVLAALNNLFPHVTNGRWMAAFGFGLLHGLGFAGALHDLGLPAGSLALSLAGFNLGVEAGQLAIVFVYLPLAFSLRATWAYRRVVLAGGSAVTATVAMIWLLERALNVAIFSAFATPL
- a CDS encoding tetratricopeptide repeat protein, which gives rise to MSGWPFVTVVAALVLLSGESGAKPYVPESDGVVLEHLPEKNDPALAQLKRMRATLMMDPRNLNLAIPVVRRALEAGRRLGDPRFFGQAQAALAPWWSGEDVPPTALLLRATLKQSQHDFEGSLADLDRLLAAHPALAQARLTRATVLSVRGRYADARHDCEQLKGLVAPIAVIGCDATPASLTGNAAGAYRALVQVLAQGVGNLDVREWALTLAAEIAARHGDFDAAERHFRDALALDPRDAYLQGAYADFLLDRGRPRELLPLLRDATKNDALLLRLVLAEQQLPELRESFAAHREDLSARFDAARRRGDSVHRREEARFRLTVEHDAKAALILARENWLVQREPPDLRILIEAARAAGDADALKIASDWVAATRLEDASIVTLLQVRQ